AAAAGAAACAATAAGGTCACTAGTATTGATAAGGCAAACGTATTAACCACTTCCGTTTTTTGGAAAGAAGTGGTGATCGATCTGCACAAAAGAGAATTTTCTGACGTCCAATTATCTCATCTTTACGTGGACAATGCGGCAATGCAGCTGATCGTAAATCCGAAACAATTCGACGTAATCCTTTGCGAGAATATGTTCGGAGACATTCTTTCGGACGAGGCTTCCATCATCACAGGTTCCATTGGGATGCTTCCTTCCGCTTCCCTTTCCGAATCCGGTTTCGGTCTATACGAACCTTCCGGTGGTTCTGCTCCGGATATCGCAGGCAAAGGGATCGCAAATCCGATCGCTCAGATTTTGAGTGCCGCCCTACTCTTACGTTATTCTTTCTCTATGGAAGAAGAAGCGCAAAAGATAGAAACTGCGGTCCGTAAAGTGATTTCCGCAGGAAAACGTACCAAAGATATCGCCGAGAAAGGCGCCGAAATTTTGGGAACGGAAGAAATCGGAATAGAAATTGAGAAGGTTTTATAAAGCCTGGAATTGAATTCCATGCCAGGAAATTTCATATTTTTACGTATATAAATACTAAATGAATGAAACTTTCTGGAAATTTCTTGAATTAACAGGGACGGTGACTGGATGAAAGGCGGAGTAGCTCCATCAGGAAGACCTTATCAGGTAATCATTGCGGAAAATTCTAAATTCCAAGCCAAACAATTGGCTCAGATCCTGGAATCCGAAGGTTACGAAGTGGTCGGCTTTGCGGAAACTGGAAAAGAACTCCTGAATATGTACAAGGAAAACCGAAAGGTGGACTTGATCACATTAGACCTTCACCTCCCTGTGATAGACGGTTTTGCTGCATTTTACGAAATGAAAGATATGGGAGTTCTTCCCAGAGTGATCGTGATCAGCGACGAAAACACTCCGGCAGTCATCAAGGCTTTAACCGAAGACGGCATCATGGACTATCTAGTAAAACCGATCAAAAGAGAAAAAGTCCTAGAAAAAGCAAACGCAACCGTCCGAAAAGCGATCAAAGTTTGATTCTGATCTTGTAAATTTTAGGGTTCTATTCCAACCAAATACAATTCAGATTCCTACCAGTATCTCCCCTTCTATGACTAAAAAATTTAGAATTGGGAGACATGGTGCAAACCCCGGCAGTTTCCAAAAAAGGTTGGATCCCCAGACCTTTGATTCTATGAAGTAAGAAAGTTTTTTGTTCTAAAAGAAACTTTCCAGGTTCTTCCAAAGCTTTCAGAGAACTCGGAACTTCTTTACGAAAAAGAGAAGCCACATCTTCTCCGACTTCGTAGTGTTTGCCGGTAGCATACGGTCCAAGATAAAAGTGAACTAGTTCCGGATCGACTCCATATCTTTTCTGCACATGGCCTAAGGTTTTTTCCGTAATACCTGCAAGAGTTCCTTTCCAGCCGGAATGGATCACACCCACAAGAGCAGGCCTACCTGTCCAAAAGAAAATAGGCATACAATCTGCGGTTTTTACGACTAGGATCTTTTTAGGTTCAGTGGTAAAAAGTGCATCCCCTACAGGAATGTCAGGACCAGGAGATCCGTTTGCTTCCAGGATGGTAGTTCCGTGTTCCTGATTCATAAAAAATACTTCGGCGCCCGCGACTCCTGAAGCCTGGGCCACCCTTTCTCTGATAAAATTAGGATCGTTTGGATCTCCGGAAGCTTCTTTGTTTCCCAGGATCAAAAGCCTAAGGCTTCTTTTATCTTCTAGAAAAAATCTATGATCGATCATACTTGACTTGGGGAAGTCCTGGTCTTGTATAGAAAAGAGAGGAAATATTTCGAGCCGGAAACGGAATCAAAATACAATCCCGGAAAAAAAATCCCATGTCCCAAACCCCTAAAGTAAAAATCTGCGGAATACGAAAAGTAGACGATCTTAAAATCTGCGTGGAAGAAGCAGCCGATCTGATCGGGATCAATTTTGTATCTTCCAGCCCAAGATTGGTTTCTCCTAAAGAAGCTGAGATCCTAGTCACCTATTTATATACTTCCG
The window above is part of the Leptospira licerasiae serovar Varillal str. VAR 010 genome. Proteins encoded here:
- a CDS encoding polyphenol oxidase family protein, yielding MIDHRFFLEDKRSLRLLILGNKEASGDPNDPNFIRERVAQASGVAGAEVFFMNQEHGTTILEANGSPGPDIPVGDALFTTEPKKILVVKTADCMPIFFWTGRPALVGVIHSGWKGTLAGITEKTLGHVQKRYGVDPELVHFYLGPYATGKHYEVGEDVASLFRKEVPSSLKALEEPGKFLLEQKTFLLHRIKGLGIQPFLETAGVCTMSPNSKFFSHRRGDTGRNLNCIWLE
- a CDS encoding response regulator; this translates as MKGGVAPSGRPYQVIIAENSKFQAKQLAQILESEGYEVVGFAETGKELLNMYKENRKVDLITLDLHLPVIDGFAAFYEMKDMGVLPRVIVISDENTPAVIKALTEDGIMDYLVKPIKREKVLEKANATVRKAIKV